A genomic stretch from Bradyrhizobium sp. 195 includes:
- a CDS encoding immunity 8 family protein, giving the protein MVVVANLRQLTCSDTPSLEGFQRDGPFGIYISARVGPAGGPGEESFGFTLCTPEWFAENMKDTHVPGRHFLFVKEYDYPALERYVRGYCQRCMGNSWKEVAEKVGLLGSWELENYQP; this is encoded by the coding sequence GTGGTCGTTGTCGCCAATCTCAGGCAGCTGACATGCAGCGACACGCCATCGCTGGAAGGATTTCAGCGTGACGGGCCGTTCGGAATCTACATTTCTGCAAGGGTCGGCCCGGCTGGCGGGCCGGGCGAGGAATCTTTCGGATTCACTTTGTGCACACCGGAGTGGTTCGCGGAGAACATGAAAGACACTCATGTCCCGGGAAGACACTTCCTGTTCGTCAAGGAATACGACTACCCTGCGCTTGAGCGATACGTGCGTGGCTATTGCCAACGATGCATGGGCAACAGCTGGAAAGAGGTGGCCGAAAAGGTTGGCCTCCTCGGCTCTTGGGAATTAGAGAACTACCAGCCCTGA
- a CDS encoding sulfite exporter TauE/SafE family protein, producing MAFLFVLTVGLIAGTISGIVGTGSSIMLMPVLVYAYGPKEAVPIMAVASVMANFSRILAWWREVDWRACAAYSVTGIPAAALGARTLLALPSRAVDLAIGLFLIAMVPVRHFLARHDLKANLWHLAIGGAIIGYLTGIVVSTGPLSVPLFLFYGLSKGAFLATEAASSLGLYLSKSVTFERFGALTADVALKGLIAGSSLMVGAFVAKRFVLHLKPEMFRLLMDGIMLAAGVTMLLNAF from the coding sequence TTGGCCTTCCTCTTCGTCCTCACCGTCGGCCTCATCGCCGGCACCATCTCAGGCATCGTCGGCACGGGATCGTCGATCATGCTGATGCCGGTGCTGGTCTATGCCTATGGGCCGAAGGAGGCCGTGCCGATCATGGCGGTGGCCTCCGTCATGGCGAATTTTTCACGGATCCTGGCCTGGTGGCGCGAGGTCGACTGGCGGGCCTGCGCCGCCTATTCGGTAACCGGCATTCCAGCCGCAGCGCTCGGCGCGCGCACGCTGCTGGCGCTGCCCTCGCGCGCCGTCGATCTCGCCATCGGCCTTTTCCTGATCGCGATGGTGCCGGTGCGGCACTTCCTGGCGCGGCACGACCTCAAGGCCAATCTCTGGCACCTCGCCATCGGCGGCGCCATCATCGGCTATCTCACCGGCATCGTGGTCTCGACCGGCCCGCTCAGCGTGCCGCTGTTCCTGTTCTATGGGCTCAGCAAGGGCGCCTTCCTCGCCACCGAAGCGGCCTCGTCGTTGGGGCTTTATCTCAGCAAGTCGGTGACGTTCGAACGCTTCGGGGCGCTGACCGCCGATGTCGCCCTGAAGGGATTGATCGCGGGTTCATCGCTGATGGTTGGCGCCTTCGTCGCCAAGCGCTTCGTGCTGCACCTGAAGCCGGAGATGTTCCGCCTGTTGATGGACGGCATCATGCTGGCGGCCGGCGTGACGATGCTGTTGAACGCATTCTGA
- the der gene encoding ribosome biogenesis GTPase Der, which yields MSFTIAIIGRPNVGKSTLFNRLVGQKLALVDDLPGVTRDRREGEARLGDLEFTIIDTAGLDEGAKGSLTARMQEQTEAAIAQADALFFVIDARVGLTPTDRAFADFARKANKPVLLVANKSEGKHGDAGAMEAFALGLGDPIQISAEHGEGMGELYDELAKLMPEPVDEDESEDDAPLSEEEAATRPIRVAIVGRPNAGKSTLINHLLGEERLLTSPEAGTTRDSIAVEINWKGRDFRVFDTAGLRRRSRIEEKLEKLSVADALRAVRFAEVVVMMMDAQNRFEEQDLRIADLIEREGRAVVLAVNKWDLMESKGGGAISGLRRDADHLLPQVKGVPIVAVSGLMGEGIDRLMQAIQDAYALWNRRVSTSALNRWFEQAVQANPPPAVSGRRLKLNYITQTKARPPSFVLFCSRADAVPQSYLRYLINSMRETFELPGTPVRITLREKANPFAHKRKRPS from the coding sequence ATGTCCTTCACGATCGCCATCATCGGCCGGCCCAATGTCGGCAAATCGACGCTGTTCAACCGCCTGGTCGGACAGAAGCTCGCGCTCGTCGATGACCTGCCGGGCGTCACCCGCGATCGCCGCGAGGGCGAGGCCAGGCTCGGCGATCTCGAATTCACCATCATCGACACCGCCGGCCTCGACGAGGGCGCTAAGGGCTCGCTGACCGCGCGCATGCAGGAGCAGACCGAGGCCGCGATCGCGCAGGCGGACGCGCTGTTCTTCGTCATCGATGCCCGCGTCGGCCTCACGCCGACCGATCGCGCCTTCGCCGATTTTGCCCGCAAGGCCAACAAGCCGGTGCTGCTGGTCGCCAACAAGAGCGAGGGCAAGCACGGCGATGCCGGCGCGATGGAGGCGTTTGCGCTCGGCCTCGGCGATCCCATTCAGATCTCGGCCGAACACGGCGAGGGCATGGGCGAGCTCTACGATGAACTCGCCAAGCTGATGCCGGAGCCCGTCGACGAAGACGAGAGCGAGGACGACGCGCCGCTCTCGGAGGAAGAGGCCGCGACGCGTCCGATCCGGGTCGCCATCGTCGGCCGGCCCAATGCCGGCAAGTCGACGCTGATCAACCATCTGCTCGGCGAGGAGCGCCTGCTGACGAGCCCGGAGGCCGGCACCACGCGCGATTCCATCGCGGTCGAGATCAACTGGAAGGGCCGCGATTTTCGCGTGTTCGACACCGCAGGCCTGCGACGGCGCTCGCGCATCGAGGAGAAGCTGGAAAAGCTCTCGGTCGCGGACGCACTGCGCGCGGTGCGTTTTGCCGAAGTCGTCGTGATGATGATGGATGCGCAGAACCGCTTCGAGGAGCAGGATCTTCGCATCGCCGATTTGATCGAGCGCGAGGGGCGAGCTGTCGTGCTCGCCGTCAACAAATGGGACCTGATGGAGAGCAAGGGTGGCGGCGCGATCTCGGGCCTGCGCCGCGATGCCGATCACTTGCTGCCGCAGGTCAAGGGCGTGCCGATCGTGGCGGTCTCCGGCCTGATGGGCGAGGGCATCGATCGCCTGATGCAGGCGATCCAGGATGCCTATGCGCTCTGGAACAGGCGTGTATCGACCTCGGCGCTGAACCGCTGGTTTGAGCAGGCGGTGCAGGCCAATCCGCCGCCCGCCGTGTCCGGCCGCCGACTGAAGCTGAACTACATCACGCAGACCAAGGCGCGCCCGCCGAGCTTCGTTCTGTTCTGCTCGCGCGCGGACGCGGTGCCGCAGTCCTATTTGCGCTACCTGATCAATTCCATGCGCGAGACGTTCGAGTTGCCGGGCACGCCGGTGCGCATCACCTTGCGCGAGAAGGCCAATCCCTTCGCACACAAGCGCAAGCGGCCGTCGTGA
- the radA gene encoding DNA repair protein RadA, producing MAKNTLSFVCQNCGAAYNRWQGKCESCGEWNTLAEEDTSGSVPVSIRSRRKGRTFALESLAGKSPDAPRLSSGMSELDRVTGGGFVRGSVLLVGGDPGIGKSTLLTQATSLLARAGHRVVYISGEEAVAQVRLRAERLGLSDAPVQLAAETSVEDIVSTLSEGAVPRLIVIDSIQTMWTDTVESAPGTVTQVRASAQALIRFAKKTGAAIILVGHVTKDGQIAGPRVVEHMVDAVMSFEGEGSQQFRILRAVKNRFGPTDEIGVFEMTGLGLREVTNPSELFLSERDLGTPGTAVFAGIEGTRPVLVELQALVAPTSLGTPRRAVVGWDPSRLSMVLAVLEAHCGVKLSGHDVYLNVAGGLRIHEPAADLAAAAALVSSLVNAQLPTDAVYFGEISLSGVVRPVAQTPARLKEAAKLGFQRAVLPESARGETGGDAGLTLNAVNSLTTLVAEIAARGSRRGESNAPAEKNATPARFRRGEG from the coding sequence ATGGCCAAGAACACCCTCTCCTTCGTCTGCCAGAATTGCGGCGCGGCCTATAACCGCTGGCAGGGCAAGTGCGAGTCCTGCGGCGAGTGGAATACGCTTGCCGAGGAGGACACCAGCGGCAGCGTGCCGGTGTCGATCCGTTCCAGGCGCAAGGGGCGAACGTTCGCGCTGGAGAGCCTGGCCGGAAAGAGCCCGGACGCGCCGCGCCTGTCCTCGGGAATGAGCGAGCTCGACCGCGTCACCGGCGGCGGCTTCGTCCGCGGCTCGGTGCTGCTGGTCGGCGGCGATCCCGGCATCGGCAAATCGACGCTGCTGACGCAGGCGACCAGCCTGCTGGCGCGCGCCGGCCACCGCGTCGTCTACATCTCCGGCGAAGAGGCGGTCGCGCAGGTGCGCCTGCGCGCCGAACGTCTCGGGCTGTCGGACGCACCGGTGCAGCTCGCGGCCGAGACCTCTGTCGAGGACATCGTCTCGACGCTGTCGGAGGGCGCGGTGCCCCGGCTGATCGTGATCGATTCGATCCAGACCATGTGGACCGACACGGTGGAATCGGCGCCCGGCACGGTGACGCAGGTGCGCGCCTCGGCGCAGGCACTGATCCGTTTCGCCAAGAAGACGGGCGCGGCCATCATCCTGGTCGGCCACGTCACCAAGGACGGCCAGATCGCCGGTCCCCGCGTCGTCGAGCACATGGTCGACGCGGTGATGTCGTTCGAGGGCGAAGGTTCGCAGCAATTCCGCATCCTGCGCGCCGTGAAGAACCGGTTCGGCCCGACCGACGAGATCGGCGTGTTCGAGATGACGGGCCTGGGCCTGCGCGAAGTCACCAACCCCTCGGAACTGTTCCTGTCCGAGCGCGATCTCGGCACGCCAGGCACCGCAGTCTTTGCGGGTATCGAGGGCACCCGGCCCGTTCTGGTCGAATTGCAGGCGCTGGTGGCCCCGACCTCGCTCGGCACGCCGCGGCGAGCGGTGGTCGGCTGGGATCCAAGCCGGCTGTCGATGGTGCTGGCGGTGCTGGAGGCCCATTGCGGGGTCAAGCTGTCCGGCCACGACGTCTATCTGAACGTCGCCGGCGGCCTGCGCATCCACGAGCCGGCGGCGGATCTGGCCGCCGCGGCGGCGCTGGTGTCCTCTCTGGTTAACGCGCAGTTGCCCACGGATGCGGTCTATTTCGGCGAGATCTCGCTGTCCGGCGTGGTGCGGCCGGTGGCACAGACCCCGGCCCGGCTGAAGGAAGCCGCGAAACTCGGCTTTCAGCGTGCTGTGCTGCCCGAATCGGCCCGCGGTGAGACCGGCGGCGATGCCGGATTGACGCTGAACGCGGTCAACAGCCTGACGACATTGGTGGCCGAGATCGCCGCCCGTGGCTCCCGCCGGGGCGAATCGAACGCGCCGGCAGAGAAAAATGCCACACCGGCAAGATTCCGCCGTGGAGAGGGTTAG
- the purF gene encoding amidophosphoribosyltransferase: MRHPDQDAQLDLDPNAGPGPAALEVQDDLEGDTLREECGVFGIYGHPDAAAITALGLHALQHRGQEAAGIVSYDGSRFHSERRLGLVGDTFSRREVIDRLPGNMAVGHVRYSTTGATILRNVQPLFAELNAGGLAVAHNGNLTNGLTLRRELVRHGAMMQSTTDTEVILHLVARSRRGRFIERYVDALREIEGAYALVSLTNKKLVGARDPRGIRPLVLGELDGCPILTSETCALDIIGARFVRDIEPGEVIVFDENGQDIHKPFPPMAPRPCIFEYIYFARPDSVVHGRSVYEVRKAFGAQLARESHVPIDVVVPVPDSGVPAAVGYSQHSGVPFELGIIRNHYVGRTFIQPTQAIRESGVRMKHSANRAAIEGKRIILIDDSLVRGTTSKKIVRMMRDAGAKEVHFRLASPPILYPDYYGIDLPDRGGLLAATHSLEEMREIIGADSLAFLSIDGMYRAMGEPGRDPANPKFSDHCFTGAYPTHLTDQTQTEQQPRQLSLLAEAS, encoded by the coding sequence ATGCGACACCCTGACCAGGACGCCCAACTTGATCTCGATCCAAACGCCGGTCCAGGCCCGGCCGCGCTAGAGGTTCAGGACGATCTGGAAGGGGATACGCTGCGCGAGGAATGCGGCGTCTTCGGCATCTACGGTCACCCCGACGCCGCCGCCATCACCGCGCTCGGCCTGCACGCCCTTCAGCACCGCGGCCAGGAAGCCGCGGGCATCGTCTCCTACGACGGCAGCCGTTTTCACTCAGAACGCCGGCTCGGCCTCGTCGGCGACACCTTCTCCCGCCGCGAGGTGATCGACCGCCTGCCCGGCAACATGGCCGTCGGCCATGTCCGCTACTCCACCACGGGCGCCACCATCCTGCGCAACGTGCAGCCGCTGTTCGCCGAGCTCAATGCCGGCGGCCTTGCGGTCGCCCATAACGGCAACCTCACCAACGGCCTGACGCTGCGCCGCGAGCTCGTGCGCCACGGCGCGATGATGCAGTCGACCACCGACACCGAAGTGATCCTGCACCTGGTTGCGCGTTCCCGGCGCGGCCGCTTCATCGAACGCTATGTCGACGCGCTGCGCGAGATCGAAGGCGCCTATGCGCTGGTCTCGCTGACCAACAAGAAGCTGGTCGGCGCGCGCGATCCGCGCGGCATCCGTCCGCTGGTGCTCGGCGAGCTCGACGGCTGCCCGATCCTGACGTCCGAGACCTGCGCGCTCGACATCATCGGCGCGCGCTTCGTCCGTGACATCGAGCCGGGTGAAGTCATCGTGTTCGACGAGAACGGCCAGGACATCCACAAGCCGTTTCCGCCGATGGCGCCGCGTCCCTGCATCTTCGAATACATCTATTTCGCCCGTCCGGATTCCGTCGTGCACGGCCGCTCGGTCTACGAGGTCCGCAAGGCCTTCGGTGCGCAGCTCGCGCGCGAGAGCCACGTGCCGATCGACGTCGTGGTGCCGGTGCCGGATTCGGGCGTGCCCGCCGCGGTCGGCTACAGCCAGCATTCCGGCGTGCCGTTCGAGCTCGGCATCATCCGCAACCACTATGTCGGCCGCACCTTCATCCAGCCGACGCAGGCGATCCGCGAATCCGGCGTGCGCATGAAGCATTCGGCCAACCGCGCCGCGATCGAAGGCAAGCGCATCATCCTGATCGACGACTCGCTGGTGCGCGGCACCACCTCGAAGAAGATCGTGCGCATGATGCGCGATGCCGGCGCCAAGGAAGTGCACTTCCGCCTCGCCTCGCCGCCGATCCTCTATCCCGACTATTACGGCATCGACCTGCCCGACCGCGGCGGCCTCCTGGCCGCGACGCATTCGCTGGAGGAAATGCGCGAGATCATCGGCGCCGACTCGCTCGCCTTCCTGTCGATCGACGGCATGTACCGCGCCATGGGCGAGCCCGGCCGCGACCCCGCCAACCCAAAGTTCTCGGATCATTGTTTTACCGGTGCATATCCGACCCACCTCACCGACCAGACCCAGACCGAGCAGCAGCCGCGGCAATTGTCGCTGCTGGCCGAGGCGAGCTGA
- a CDS encoding CvpA family protein — translation MPVTILDLILLGVMLISGLLALVRGFMREILSIAAWGAAAIVTLYSFSKLLPTAKTYFNNDTVATVVVIAGVFVGTLVVVSVITVRISDMILDSRIGALDRTLGFLFGLARGLLIVVVAYQFFIWLVPDKQQPDWVRGAKSRTVLDSTGDWLKSLLPDDPENTILKRFKKNKPDDDQADSEQQPSGSGDGYSKPARDSLKKLIEKPAAR, via the coding sequence ATGCCAGTTACCATCCTCGACCTGATCCTGCTCGGTGTGATGCTAATTTCGGGCCTGCTTGCCTTGGTCCGCGGCTTCATGCGCGAAATCCTGTCGATCGCAGCCTGGGGCGCCGCGGCGATCGTGACGCTGTACTCGTTCTCGAAGCTGCTGCCGACCGCAAAGACCTACTTCAATAACGACACCGTCGCGACCGTGGTCGTGATCGCCGGCGTATTTGTCGGCACCCTGGTCGTGGTCTCCGTGATTACGGTCCGGATCTCCGACATGATCCTGGATTCGCGCATCGGCGCGCTGGATCGAACCCTGGGTTTCCTGTTTGGCCTCGCTCGCGGCCTTTTGATCGTCGTGGTAGCTTACCAGTTCTTCATCTGGCTGGTTCCCGACAAGCAGCAGCCGGATTGGGTCCGCGGCGCAAAGTCCCGAACTGTGCTTGATTCGACGGGAGATTGGCTGAAGTCGCTCTTGCCGGATGACCCCGAGAACACCATCTTGAAGAGATTCAAGAAAAACAAACCAGATGATGATCAAGCTGATTCCGAGCAGCAGCCCTCGGGCAGTGGCGACGGATACAGTAAACCTGCTCGTGACAGTTTGAAGAAACTGATCGAGAAACCTGCGGCGCGTTGA
- a CDS encoding TCR/Tet family MFS transporter produces the protein MSNEAGQATAQGAPPVRRGAVAFIFVTILLDMLALGVIMPILPKLIESFVDNDTAHAARIFGLFGTAWALMQFVFSPLLGALSDRFGRRPVVLLSNFGLAADYVLMALAPSLVWLFIGRVISGITSASISTAFAYISDITPPERRAAVFGRIGAAFGAGFILGPALGGLLGDIDPRLPFWASAALSFANALYGLFVLPESLAPDKRAPFRWRSASPIGALRLLRSNAVLSALSVVNFIAQVAHVVLPSTFVLYATYRYGWDSKTVGLTLAMVGICAMVVQGLAIGPIVRVLGERNALLLGLCCGALGFVVLGAAPTGPLSWIGIPILALWGISGAASQALMTRLVAPDQQGQLQGATASVQSVSQLVGPFLFTLTFSYFIGASAPLHLPGAPFLLAAALMVVCVAIAVRTLGGTRTVS, from the coding sequence GTGAGCAACGAGGCCGGCCAGGCGACAGCGCAAGGCGCGCCGCCGGTCCGGCGCGGCGCGGTGGCCTTCATCTTCGTCACCATCCTGCTGGACATGCTCGCGCTCGGCGTGATCATGCCGATCCTGCCTAAGCTGATCGAGAGCTTCGTCGACAACGACACCGCGCATGCGGCCCGCATCTTCGGCTTGTTCGGCACCGCCTGGGCGCTGATGCAGTTCGTGTTCTCGCCGCTGCTCGGCGCGTTGTCGGACCGCTTCGGGCGGCGGCCGGTGGTGCTATTGTCGAATTTTGGGCTCGCGGCCGACTACGTGCTGATGGCGCTGGCGCCGTCGCTGGTCTGGCTGTTCATCGGCCGGGTGATCTCGGGCATCACCTCGGCGAGCATCTCGACCGCCTTCGCCTACATCTCGGATATCACACCGCCGGAGCGGCGCGCGGCGGTCTTCGGCAGGATTGGCGCGGCTTTCGGTGCGGGCTTCATCCTGGGGCCGGCGCTCGGCGGCCTGCTCGGCGACATCGATCCGCGCTTGCCGTTCTGGGCCTCGGCAGCCCTCAGCTTCGCCAATGCGCTTTACGGGCTCTTCGTCCTGCCCGAATCGCTCGCGCCCGACAAGCGCGCGCCGTTCCGCTGGCGAAGCGCCAGTCCGATCGGGGCGCTGCGTCTGTTGCGATCCAATGCGGTGCTCTCCGCCTTGTCGGTCGTCAACTTCATCGCACAGGTTGCGCATGTCGTGCTGCCCTCGACCTTCGTGCTCTATGCGACCTATCGCTACGGCTGGGATTCCAAGACGGTGGGGTTGACGCTCGCCATGGTCGGCATCTGCGCCATGGTGGTGCAGGGGCTCGCCATCGGCCCGATCGTGCGCGTGCTCGGCGAGCGGAACGCGCTGCTGCTGGGCCTGTGCTGTGGCGCGCTCGGCTTCGTGGTCCTCGGCGCGGCGCCGACCGGACCGCTATCCTGGATCGGAATTCCCATTTTGGCGCTGTGGGGCATCTCGGGTGCGGCGTCGCAAGCGCTGATGACGCGGCTGGTTGCGCCCGATCAGCAGGGTCAGCTGCAGGGCGCGACCGCGAGCGTGCAGAGCGTCTCGCAGCTCGTCGGCCCGTTCCTGTTCACGCTGACCTTTTCCTATTTCATCGGCGCCAGCGCGCCGCTGCATCTGCCCGGCGCGCCGTTCCTGCTCGCGGCGGCGTTGATGGTGGTCTGCGTGGCGATCGCGGTGCGGACGCTGGGCGGGACAAGAACGGTCTCGTAG
- a CDS encoding NHL repeat-containing protein: MASWHRADLARALANVSHAVSILIAAIAFVLPGTATAGDVPTFAVDPAWPKPLPNNWILGQVGGITVDWQGHIWVIHRPRSLTDDEKGASLTPPRSKCCVSAPPVLEFDVDGNLLRSWGGPGQGYEWVGREHGIEVDERGFVWVGGNADNDNAILKFTLDGKFVAQIGKIAPSLGSNDTTQLGKPAETAIDKGANEIYVADGYGNRRVIVFDATTLAYKRHWGAYGNKPDDAKQAPYDPKAQVAQQFGNPVHCVKLANDGLVYVCDRINNRIQVFRKDGSFVKEFFFEKNTLGNGAVWDIAIWPDPKQTYLLSADGENNEIRVIKREDGSVVGSFGHSGRNAGQFHWVHAMAIDAKGNVYTAEVDTGKRIQKFKLTSDALK; the protein is encoded by the coding sequence ATGGCTTCATGGCATCGCGCAGATCTTGCACGTGCGCTCGCAAATGTCTCTCACGCCGTCTCCATTCTGATCGCAGCCATCGCGTTTGTGCTTCCTGGCACCGCGACCGCGGGTGACGTGCCGACCTTCGCGGTCGATCCCGCCTGGCCAAAGCCGCTGCCCAACAACTGGATCCTCGGCCAGGTCGGCGGCATCACCGTCGACTGGCAGGGCCACATCTGGGTGATCCATCGCCCGCGCTCGCTCACCGACGACGAGAAAGGCGCAAGCCTCACCCCGCCACGCTCGAAATGCTGCGTGTCGGCGCCGCCCGTGCTCGAATTCGACGTCGACGGCAATCTCCTGCGGTCCTGGGGCGGTCCAGGCCAGGGCTACGAATGGGTCGGCCGCGAGCACGGCATCGAGGTCGACGAGCGCGGCTTCGTCTGGGTCGGCGGCAATGCCGACAACGACAACGCGATCCTGAAATTCACGCTCGACGGCAAGTTCGTCGCCCAGATCGGCAAGATTGCGCCGAGCCTCGGCAGCAACGACACGACGCAGCTCGGCAAGCCCGCCGAAACCGCGATCGACAAGGGGGCGAATGAAATCTACGTCGCCGACGGCTATGGCAACCGCCGCGTCATCGTGTTCGATGCGACCACGCTCGCCTACAAGCGGCACTGGGGCGCCTACGGCAACAAGCCCGACGACGCCAAGCAGGCGCCTTACGACCCCAAGGCGCAGGTCGCACAGCAATTCGGCAATCCCGTCCACTGCGTCAAGCTCGCCAATGACGGTCTCGTCTATGTCTGCGACCGCATCAACAACCGCATCCAGGTATTCAGGAAGGACGGCAGCTTCGTGAAGGAGTTCTTCTTCGAGAAGAACACGCTCGGCAACGGCGCGGTGTGGGACATCGCGATCTGGCCCGATCCGAAGCAGACCTATCTGCTCAGCGCCGACGGCGAGAACAACGAGATCAGGGTCATCAAGCGCGAGGACGGCAGCGTGGTCGGCAGCTTCGGGCACAGCGGCCGCAACGCTGGTCAGTTCCACTGGGTGCACGCCATGGCGATTGACGCCAAGGGTAATGTCTATACCGCCGAGGTCGACACCGGAAAGCGCATCCAGAAATTCAAGCTGACATCGGACGCGCTCAAATAG
- a CDS encoding SDR family NAD(P)-dependent oxidoreductase, which produces MTKPLADRIALVTGASRGIGYATALALAKAGAHIVAVARTQGGLEELDDEIRKLGGSATLVPLNLTDSDGIARLGAGLHERYGKLDILVGNAGVLGPSSPIGHIELKSFNDVMAINVSANFQLIRCMEPLLKQSDAGRAVFITSGAANKATAYVSPYAASKAALETLARAWAQETANTKLRVNLFNPGPVRTRMRATLMPGEDPATLDTPEQVAELIVPMCAPDWTETGKFYDYKTRNLMSFRSPA; this is translated from the coding sequence ATGACAAAGCCCCTCGCTGACCGCATCGCTCTCGTCACCGGCGCCTCGCGCGGCATCGGCTATGCCACCGCACTCGCTTTGGCGAAGGCCGGGGCGCATATCGTGGCGGTGGCGCGCACGCAGGGCGGGCTGGAAGAGCTCGACGACGAGATCCGCAAACTTGGCGGCAGCGCCACGCTGGTGCCGCTCAATCTTACCGATTCCGACGGCATCGCGCGTCTCGGTGCCGGCCTGCACGAGCGCTACGGCAAGCTCGACATCCTCGTCGGCAATGCCGGCGTGCTCGGCCCCTCCTCGCCGATCGGTCATATCGAGCTGAAGAGCTTCAACGACGTGATGGCGATCAACGTGTCCGCGAACTTCCAGCTGATCCGCTGCATGGAGCCGCTGCTGAAGCAGTCCGACGCCGGCCGTGCCGTGTTCATCACCTCGGGCGCCGCCAACAAGGCCACCGCCTATGTCAGCCCCTACGCGGCGTCCAAGGCCGCGCTGGAGACGCTGGCGCGCGCCTGGGCGCAGGAGACCGCGAACACGAAGCTGCGCGTCAATCTGTTCAACCCCGGCCCGGTCCGCACCCGCATGCGCGCCACGCTGATGCCGGGCGAAGACCCGGCGACGCTCGATACGCCCGAGCAGGTCGCCGAATTGATCGTGCCGATGTGCGCGCCCGATTGGACCGAGACCGGCAAGTTCTACGATTACAAGACGCGCAACCTGATGAGCTTCCGTTCGCCGGCCTGA
- a CDS encoding ABC transporter substrate-binding protein, protein MTTTFARRSAALLACAAFGFATSAFAQDKTVKIGVLNDMSSLYADIGGPNSVVAIKMAVEDSGLLKKGWKIDVLSGDHQNKPDVGVNIARQWIDNDKVDAIADTPSSGVALAVSNLVKEKNAVLLNSGAATADLTGKACTPNTVSYTYDTYMLANGTGKALTKAGGDSWFFLTADYAFGHALERDTSAVVTANGGKVLGGVKHPLNTADFSSFLLQAQSSKSKIIGLANAGGDTTNAIKQAAEFGIVQGGQKLAALLLFINDVHSLGLKTAQGLTFTESFYWDLNDKTREWSKRFSALASKNAMPSMTQAGNYAMVLHYLKAMEALGGNPHDGAKVVAKMKELPTDDPLFGNGPLRQDGRRLIPAYLFEVKKPEESKGPWDYYKQIATISAEDAAKPLKDSDCPLVKK, encoded by the coding sequence ATGACGACGACGTTCGCACGCCGCTCCGCGGCCCTTCTGGCCTGTGCCGCTTTCGGTTTTGCCACATCCGCCTTTGCCCAGGACAAGACCGTCAAGATCGGCGTGCTCAACGACATGTCGAGCCTCTATGCCGACATCGGCGGCCCGAACTCCGTGGTCGCAATCAAGATGGCGGTCGAGGATTCCGGCCTGCTCAAGAAGGGCTGGAAGATCGACGTGCTCAGCGGCGATCACCAGAACAAGCCCGACGTCGGCGTCAACATCGCCCGGCAGTGGATCGACAACGATAAGGTCGATGCGATCGCGGACACGCCGAGCTCCGGCGTCGCGCTGGCAGTCAGCAACCTCGTCAAGGAAAAGAATGCGGTGCTGCTCAATTCGGGCGCGGCCACCGCGGACCTCACCGGCAAGGCCTGCACGCCGAACACGGTCTCCTATACCTACGACACCTACATGCTCGCCAACGGCACCGGCAAGGCGCTGACCAAGGCGGGCGGCGACAGCTGGTTCTTCCTCACCGCCGACTATGCGTTCGGTCACGCGCTGGAACGCGATACCAGCGCCGTCGTCACCGCCAATGGCGGCAAGGTGCTCGGCGGCGTCAAGCACCCGCTCAACACGGCGGACTTCTCGTCCTTCCTGCTCCAGGCGCAATCGTCGAAGTCCAAGATCATCGGCCTCGCCAATGCGGGCGGCGACACCACCAACGCCATCAAGCAGGCGGCCGAGTTCGGCATCGTCCAGGGCGGCCAGAAGCTCGCCGCGCTGCTGCTGTTCATCAACGATGTGCATTCGCTGGGCTTGAAGACCGCGCAGGGCCTGACCTTCACCGAATCCTTCTACTGGGACCTGAACGACAAGACCCGCGAATGGTCCAAGCGCTTCTCGGCGCTGGCCAGCAAGAACGCGATGCCGTCGATGACCCAGGCCGGCAATTACGCGATGGTGCTGCACTATCTGAAGGCGATGGAAGCGCTCGGCGGCAATCCCCATGACGGCGCCAAGGTCGTCGCCAAGATGAAGGAGCTGCCGACCGACGATCCGCTGTTCGGCAACGGCCCGCTGCGCCAGGACGGCCGCCGTCTCATCCCGGCTTACCTGTTCGAGGTGAAGAAGCCCGAGGAGTCGAAGGGACCGTGGGACTATTACAAGCAGATCGCCACGATCTCAGCGGAAGACGCCGCTAAGCCGCTCAAGGACAGCGATTGCCCGCTGGTGAAGAAGTGA